From a single Candidatus Paceibacterota bacterium genomic region:
- a CDS encoding putative peptidoglycan glycosyltransferase FtsW, whose protein sequence is MGFLTKQKKVDRPLLISLVVLVVVGFIIFSSASLGLLAKGTAAYKSATFNQLAFGIGLGGLACFLCALIPYSFWKKNAFWIFLFSSFTMLLVFVPGVGISTLGARRWIHLGTYSIQPVEFYKIGFVLYLAVWLTMFKSKISTFKKGTLPFIILMIISAALILAQPDTDTFFVVFLAGLGMFIAAGGRWRDIFLLGLASVILIAALAFSRPYVMKRIETFIHPANDPLNSGYQVQQSLIAIGSGQLTGRGYGQSIQKFNFLPESNSDSIFAVAAEEFGFVGSVVVVLLYLFFAFRGLKIAIRVPDIFGRLVTVGIVILIISQSLVNMAAMLAIMPLSGTPLLFISHGGTAMLFALASVGIVLNISRYQSLKKS, encoded by the coding sequence ATGGGATTTTTAACTAAGCAAAAAAAAGTAGATCGACCTCTCCTCATTTCTCTTGTTGTTTTGGTGGTTGTTGGCTTTATTATTTTCAGCTCGGCCTCTCTTGGCCTCTTGGCTAAAGGCACAGCCGCTTATAAATCAGCCACCTTCAATCAACTAGCCTTCGGTATCGGCCTTGGCGGATTGGCTTGTTTTCTTTGCGCGCTGATCCCATACTCATTTTGGAAAAAAAATGCCTTTTGGATTTTTTTATTTTCTTCGTTTACGATGCTACTGGTTTTTGTTCCAGGGGTAGGCATATCCACCCTTGGGGCCCGTCGTTGGATTCACCTCGGAACATACAGCATCCAGCCAGTCGAGTTTTACAAGATTGGCTTCGTTCTTTATCTGGCTGTTTGGCTGACGATGTTTAAAAGTAAAATTAGCACTTTTAAAAAAGGGACTCTGCCTTTCATCATACTAATGATTATTTCGGCTGCTTTAATCTTGGCTCAACCTGACACCGATACCTTTTTTGTGGTCTTTTTGGCTGGCTTGGGAATGTTCATTGCCGCAGGTGGCCGTTGGCGGGATATTTTCCTTTTAGGCCTAGCTTCGGTTATCTTGATTGCAGCTTTGGCCTTCTCTAGACCATACGTGATGAAGCGCATTGAGACATTTATACACCCGGCAAATGATCCTCTCAACAGCGGCTACCAAGTCCAACAGTCGTTGATTGCGATTGGTTCAGGTCAGCTGACGGGTAGGGGATATGGTCAAAGTATTCAGAAATTCAATTTTTTACCTGAATCAAACAGTGACTCAATTTTTGCGGTGGCAGCCGAAGAATTTGGTTTTGTTGGTTCCGTGGTTGTAGTCTTGCTCTATCTCTTTTTTGCCTTTCGTGGTCTAAAAATAGCCATTCGCGTACCAGACATATTTGGTAGACTAGTGACCGTCGGAATTGTTATACTGATCATATCGCAGTCTCTAGTGAATATGGCCGCGATGCTGGCTATAATGCCGCTTTCGGGGACTCCGCTCCTCTTTATCAGCCATGGAGGGACGGCCATGTTGTTTGCTTTAGCTTCAGTGGGAATTGTCCTAAATATTTCACGCTATCAATCACTCAAAAAATCCTAA